From Hypanus sabinus isolate sHypSab1 unplaced genomic scaffold, sHypSab1.hap1 scaffold_821, whole genome shotgun sequence:
gcatcagtgaggcctttgataaggttcacaTGGTAAGTTCCTGTGGAAAGTCAGATCACAcgggatccagggagagctggctcactggatgcacagttgtcttgatggtaggaagcagagagtgatagtgggaggctgtttattggactcgaACCCCGTGCCTACTGAGGTTCCACAGGGTTACATCCCATTGCTCTGATTATTCAttgatatttaaatatatttgcatttgcacagtttgttgaattCTTTGAACATCAACCATTGCTACGTCATCTAGATCAATAATTTGGTTAAGAATACACAGGATATGGAGAGTAGATTTGCAGCATGTTCAAACAATTAGTTTTTCTTAAAGAGATTAAGTATAAACTCTCCGCTCTGTTACCCTCTGCGCACACGACCACCTCCTCCCCTTACcgtcctccctctcaccctgacattggacatacattcagggtgaaagtgaattatttcggggaatctgaaggggaattcttcacagaggttggtgagagtgtggaatgagttgccagtggaagtggaggatgtgggtctGATTTAGACACTAAAGAGGAATTTGGGTGAGGACGTgggtgggaggtgtatggaggctctGGTGCAGGTAGCTGGAACTAGGCAGTAACAACAAAAACAGGTCGGCATTGGCtggaagggccgaagggcctgttacatTGCTGCTGCTCTCTTTGACTCTAATAATATTCTAATTTGTAATTTCCACATCAGTTCTTTGCTGTTCATGACTGAACCCAAACATTTACCCAAACAACAATTGTATGTctcttggctggctacagaaagcacttaccagctgtgatacttgccaaagtgggtgttactaagtaccgaccatgcagggtgcccaaacttttgctttgggcccttttccttttttgttattttgaaactgtagaagatggaaattaaaatgtaatcttgtttaaaatattaaagaaatgtgtcatctttgacTTTATGCCTTtcggaaatcaggtcatcttttactcgctgagctattcacagtaacagaaattttgaccagggctgcccaaacctttgcaagccactgctggactaagtgtgtaaatgtaggacggGTCcacgttgaaaaataaatgtgccagtTTTCCAAAATTGCCCCCTTCCACCCGAGGCCACGaatatatcaatcacccctcgtatatattTTCGTCAAATatgaacaggattcagcactccatgtgtgtatatgcaatcgtgATCAGACCAGAACACGTAcatgagaggccaactcagaaaaataaatcatcactctggaagaaaacattaaccagtggaatgagtatgaccctccatgagAGACATCCTAACGATCTGAGCAGACGAGATGGTGACAAATGAGCCCTGAATAAGGACGTTAACTCCAAAGTCATTCTTCCACAGCCAGAGATTTGAGAGGCGAAGAAAATCTCAGACAGAACtacagtcagctcgacttcttcagtctgcaggaaattcaagggaaacttcttcacccagagtgatgacaatttggaacccatcaccacagaggtggacaacaggggaggatttgaaAGATCTGTTGTGGAACAGAATCAGGTCCAGccggcctgagttgactctctactgtacaactaggtgtgttataaattcactaagtaccggAGACAGTGTTTAAAAtacaactgatttatttgtcacagatcTAGTCCCATTAAAGATGAATATGCAGCAGatgaaactcctcccatgcccagtgaccagggtgcagacctgggtgtggtgagcagcagcaataattgcagagttcagcaccgacaacggctacgaaggatgaacagctctgatgggcaggagggtgcagagttgcccatgtccccccacCTGCCGGGGAAAATCACAAACTGTTAttgttaccacgctgctaatgagagagaaagagagacaaagggaaaacatactgggactggaacatttgcttcagataagggagagacAACACCGGGAGTGagagacttgttgttccaccatattatgactcctgcaagacttatggctccggagagggctgtttacttggtactattctgttcattaaaattcttcagtggacagctggagtgggctggtttgatggactaagccattcaaaactgattgacacctgagaccccgtgagtagggataaaattgaggtctggggagatacccctcagacacaccaggagacacactagtgagcactgcttgagtgttggaacccacaagaaggtgtggggcatcggggaccgaacaaagaatcggtcagtttaactcacagggccggtgggggcttgtgtgtgtgtccacccttgcctgggtgatgagtccaccacagaagaatggtcggacagaggggtcatacctgaatggccacaacacattGACGGATCGAGaacataaaggaaggtttgactgactgtagctgtcactgttcgctcgctctctctttctctctccaacgattaaaacacaagaaccaacaactacctcagcacgtatgaactgaactgaactttatattcacatatgacaattcattatcccctagacatcgatagagcttgtttattattgattattattatacccacacttttaggtttagtattgctaacgtgtattatctatatatttgcattattgatattgatttgtatattttactaataaacaatgtttgaaaatagtacacccagactccaacggattcttctatctttgctggtcagacacccagttacagggtacgtaacacaaccactctcaaaattgcattcagcaatggtgatggacaaatatgcAGCATGCAactcattgaaactttctccccagtgtgaacccggtagtgtgtcacaagtgtaatgcactgtaaggtttcactgctgatgcaGTGGACTCTCTGCAATGTTTCCCTGCTGAGTTAATGGCTTccctgcagcagcaatgtttagggtACGACTAGcgataacagggttttggagtgtggggctatccaatgacagaaatgttctttcttgtgagtctggtagagagattttcatggccttttgctggggagagatgagaagaagAGAGAGTgggctctttttctttctttttcattaCTTCACTAACCAtctagtcaaagtaagaattgtaCATCTCAgtcgtttaatcacatattgtgtatcGTTTGTTACTGcgggggtactgatttgtaacaggggatacGTCACACGGCAtacacccaaacaagatttcttaagtttggccgggctgggGGATATCACCCCCTATATTTAGCTGCTAGCCGAAGTAAGAGTTGCACAGggttagattactgagtgaatcgCTTCTGAAATacacagcaggtgaacggtctctccccagtgtgaactcaatgatgcacattaAGTTGATTTTGCTGAGGAAATATCTTCCCAACGTCTGAGCATGAGatcggcctctccccagtgtgaactcactggtgtctCTGCAGTTGAGATGTCGGAGTGAATCACTTCCCACACACTGAAGCCTGAATTATGCTTCACCGTACGCTCTGCGTAGCCGAGTACCCGACACGGCACTCTAGGCCATACCGTACGCCGTAGCCTAAAGCACACCTTACGAAAATGTAACTGTGTGTCACAGACTGCGagaactgtgattggtctgcttggtaaCAGCACATTTCCTCCTAGAGATTTCCTGTTGCTTCAAAGTTGGGAAAATGGACCAAATCGAGGAGAGGTTAAGTCAGGAAGTCAGAAAATATCTACATTTGTACGACTCTTCATTGGTATATTATAAAGACTTGCAAATGGTATGAAATTTGTGCAAAGAAGTTTCCACAAACATCAGTTTGGACGTCACGGACTGCACAAAGAAATGGAAAAACTTCTCTCTTTTCTGCGCTGCAGTGATTTCAATAACTCTTATTCAGCATCTATTAGCTCCAAATCCAacaagatgaactcagcagttacCATCATTCCCAACTCCACAAGTCAATTCAACACAGTAGCATAGAACCCCAACGCCAACTAGCATTTtgccagagcaacacagacacacaaactcacaAGTAAAAATGCACACAATGGCATAGGCCACTTGCGTGGGCTACTGTGTATGATACACTGTAGCGTCTACACAGAGGTATAATTCAGGCTTGAGtctgtgaatggcctctccccagtgtgaactgaccagTGTTTTTGTAGGTggtgtgactgagtgaatccctttccacagtctgagcatctGAACCGCCGTTCcgcagtgtgaactctctgatggacCTTCAGGTCAGTtgaacaagtgaatcccttcctacagtccgagcaggtgaacggccgctccccagtgtgaactctctggtgagccattagggtggatgactgagtgaatcccttcccacacactgagcagttgaatggcctctcgctagtgtgaacagactggtgtctcagtagctgcgatgacaaagtgaatccctccccacagactgagcaggtgtatggcttctccccagtgtgaactcgctgatgtaccttcagtttagatgacagagtgaatcccttcccacagtctaagcaggtgaacggtcgttcctcagtgtgaactctctgatgtaccttcacttgagatgactgagtgaatcttttcccacagtctgagcaggtgtatggcctctctccagtgtgaactcgctgatgcaccttcagttgagatgaccgagtgaatcccttaccacagtgtgaacaggtgaatggccgctcccctgtgtgaactcgctggtgtgccaatAGGTGGGATGAatgagtaaatctcttcccacagtctgagcaggtgaacggtcgctCCCCTGTGTGAGCGCGCTGATGCACCAttaggtgagatgaccgagtgaatcccttcccacagtctgagcatctGAATGGccgttccccagtgtgaactctctgatgtacctttaggtcagttgaacaagtgaatcccttcccacagacggagcaggtgaacggccgctccccagtgtgaactcgctggtgagccattagcgtggatgactgagtgaatcccttcccacacactgagcaggtgaatggccacgccccagtgtgaacagactggtgtctcagtagctgccatgacaaagtgaatccctccccacagtatgagcaggtaaacagcctctccccagtgtgaactgacttgtgtgcttgtaggtgggatgactgagtgaatcccttcccacagtctgagcaggtgaatggcctctctccagtgtgaacttgctgatgtaccttcagtttagatgagcaagtgaatcccttcccacagtctgagcaggtgaatggcctctctccagtgtgaactcgctgatgtaccttcagtttagatgagcaagtgaatcccttcccacagtctgagcaggtgaatggcctctctccagtgtgaactcgctgatgtaccttcagtttagatgagcaagtgaatcccttcccacagtctgagcaggtgaatggcctctctccagtgtgaactcgctgatgtaccttcagtttagatgagcaagtgaatcccttcccacagtctgagcaggtgtatggcctctctccagtgtgaactcgctgatgtaccttcagtttagatgagcaagtgaatcccttcccacagtctgagcaggtgaatggcctctctccagtgtgaattcttTGATGTACTTTCAGTTGGTATGAGCCagtgaatccttttccacagtccgagcaggtaaacggtctctccccagtgtgaactctctgatgtagcttcagtttagatgacttagtgaatcccttcccacagtctgagcaggtgaacagcctctcctcagtgtggactcgctggtgAACCatttggtcagatgaccgagtaaaACCT
This genomic window contains:
- the LOC132390261 gene encoding zinc finger protein 229-like isoform X3, with translation MVHQRVHTEERLFTCSDCGKGFTKSSKLKLHQRVHTGERPFTCSDCGKGFTGSYQLKVHQRIHTGERPFTCSDCGKGFTCSSKLKVHQRVHTGERPYTCSDCGKGFTCSSKLKVHQRVHTGERPFTCSDCGKGFTCSSKLKVHQRVHTGERPFTCSDCGKGFTCSSKLKVHQRVHTGERPFTCSDCGKGFTCSSKLKVHQQVHTGERPFTCSDCGKGFTQSSHLQAHKSVHTGERLFTCSYCGEGFTLSWQLLRHQSVHTGAWPFTCSVCGKGFTQSSTLMAHQRVHTGERPFTCSVCGKGFTCSTDLKVHQRVHTGERPFRCSDCGKGFTRSSHLMVHQRAHTGERPFTCSDCGKRFTHSSHLLAHQRVHTGERPFTCSHCGKGFTRSSQLKVHQRVHTGERPYTCSDCGKRFTQSSQVKVHQRVHTEERPFTCLDCGKGFTLSSKLKVGGHGQLCTLLPIRAVHPS
- the LOC132390261 gene encoding zinc finger protein 229-like isoform X2, producing the protein MVHQRVHTEERLFTCSDCGKGFTKSSKLKLHQRVHTGERPFTCSDCGKGFTGSYQLKVHQRIHTGERPFTCSDCGKGFTCSSKLKVHQRVHTGERPYTCSDCGKGFTCSSKLKVHQRVHTGERPFTCSDCGKGFTCSSKLKVHQRVHTGERPFTCSDCGKGFTCSSKLKVHQRVHTGERPFTCSDCGKGFTCSSKLKVHQQVHTGERPFTCSDCGKGFTQSSHLQAHKSVHTGERLFTCSYCGEGFTLSWQLLRHQSVHTGAWPFTCSVCGKGFTQSSTLMAHQRVHTGERPFTCSVCGKGFTCSTDLKVHQRVHTGERPFRCSDCGKGFTRSSHLMVHQRAHTGERPFTCSDCGKRFTHSSHLLAHQRVHTGERPFTCSHCGKGFTRSSQLKVHQRVHTGERPYTCSDCGKRFTQSSQVKVHQRVHTEERPFTCLDCGKGFTLSSKLKFQNNKKGKGPKAKVWAPCMVGT
- the LOC132390261 gene encoding zinc finger protein 585A-like isoform X1, giving the protein MVHQRVHTEERLFTCSDCGKGFTKSSKLKLHQRVHTGERPFTCSDCGKGFTGSYQLKVHQRIHTGERPFTCSDCGKGFTCSSKLKVHQRVHTGERPYTCSDCGKGFTCSSKLKVHQRVHTGERPFTCSDCGKGFTCSSKLKVHQRVHTGERPFTCSDCGKGFTCSSKLKVHQRVHTGERPFTCSDCGKGFTCSSKLKVHQQVHTGERPFTCSDCGKGFTQSSHLQAHKSVHTGERLFTCSYCGEGFTLSWQLLRHQSVHTGAWPFTCSVCGKGFTQSSTLMAHQRVHTGERPFTCSVCGKGFTCSTDLKVHQRVHTGERPFRCSDCGKGFTRSSHLMVHQRAHTGERPFTCSDCGKRFTHSSHLLAHQRVHTGERPFTCSHCGKGFTRSSQLKVHQRVHTGERPYTCSDCGKRFTQSSQVKVHQRVHTEERPFTCLDCGKGFTLSSKLKVHQRVHTGEKPYTCSVCGEGFTLSSQLLRHQSVHTSERPFNCSVCGKGFTQSSTLMAHQRVHTGERPFTCSDCRKGFTCSTDLKVHQRVHTAERRFRCSDCGKGFTQSHHLQKHWSVHTGERPFTDSSLNYTSV